From a region of the Sinorhizobium sp. B11 genome:
- a CDS encoding ATP-binding protein, with protein MVMSYRQAVAAAEDLVRTEPRIVFMMCGLAGSGKTTFAQRLEALGCERFSIDEEVWRHDGRFGVDYPEAAYADLQAAAETRLRLRLEDQLMRGTKAVIDFAFWNGAVRARYRGLVEARDHRCCIIYLQVDEAILLGRLRERSVRRDANAAFPITDELLAKYVQGFDIPSGEEAWIVQATFD; from the coding sequence ATGGTGATGTCCTATCGGCAGGCAGTGGCCGCCGCCGAAGATCTGGTGCGAACCGAGCCGCGGATCGTGTTCATGATGTGCGGTTTGGCAGGTTCCGGCAAGACGACCTTTGCACAGCGGCTGGAGGCGCTCGGATGTGAGCGTTTCTCGATCGACGAAGAGGTCTGGCGGCATGACGGGCGTTTTGGCGTCGATTATCCGGAAGCTGCCTATGCCGATCTGCAGGCCGCCGCCGAAACGCGGCTGCGGCTCCGCCTTGAAGACCAGCTCATGCGCGGCACGAAGGCAGTGATCGATTTTGCCTTCTGGAATGGGGCGGTTCGCGCCCGCTACCGTGGGCTTGTCGAAGCTCGGGATCACCGGTGCTGCATCATTTATCTTCAGGTGGACGAGGCGATTTTGCTCGGCCGTTTGAGAGAACGCTCGGTACGGCGTGATGCAAATGCCGCGTTTCCGATAACGGACGAGCTGCTCGCGAAATATGTCCAAGGCTTCGATATTCCGAGCGGAGAAGAGGCATGGATCGTGCAGGCGACATTCGATTGA
- a CDS encoding SDR family NAD(P)-dependent oxidoreductase, which yields MNDTGRIALVTGANKGIGYEIARQLAGSGVSVFLGARDAGRGQAAADDLAGQGLDVAFIRIDVCDAGSIAAAAAEIDARHGRLDILVNNAGIADYTDGAPGKASLDAVRSELETNFIGALAVTQAMLPLLRKAKAGRIVNMTSSLGSLTLNGDPSWPFYGVRLIGYNASKAALNMLTVQLNAELSDTGITAVSACPGLVATDLSGHRGDRTPSEAAAFPVRMALLQGHDLKGICQSEQGAVPW from the coding sequence ATGAACGACACTGGACGTATCGCGCTCGTGACAGGCGCAAACAAGGGAATTGGATATGAAATCGCCAGACAGCTCGCCGGATCAGGCGTGTCTGTTTTCCTCGGCGCACGCGATGCCGGGCGCGGCCAGGCCGCGGCGGATGACCTCGCCGGGCAGGGGCTCGACGTAGCGTTCATCCGGATCGACGTCTGCGATGCGGGGAGCATTGCGGCCGCCGCCGCGGAGATCGATGCGCGGCACGGCCGCCTCGATATCCTCGTCAACAATGCCGGCATTGCCGACTATACGGACGGCGCGCCCGGCAAGGCTTCGCTCGATGCCGTGCGCAGCGAACTGGAGACCAATTTCATCGGGGCGCTCGCGGTGACGCAGGCGATGCTGCCGCTTTTGCGCAAGGCCAAGGCCGGGCGCATCGTCAACATGACCAGCAGCCTCGGCTCCCTGACGCTGAACGGCGATCCGAGCTGGCCGTTCTATGGCGTGCGGCTCATCGGCTACAATGCGTCGAAGGCGGCGCTGAACATGCTGACGGTCCAGCTCAATGCGGAGCTCAGCGATACCGGGATCACCGCCGTATCGGCTTGCCCCGGCCTCGTCGCCACCGACCTCAGCGGCCATCGCGGCGATCGCACGCCCTCGGAGGCTGCGGCTTTTCCGGTGCGAATGGCCTTGCTTCAAGGGCACGACCTGAAAGGCATTTGCCAGAGCGAGCAGGGCGCTGTCCCCTGGTGA
- a CDS encoding TetR/AcrR family transcriptional regulator produces the protein MNTVEAIFEATIQVLIADGPGDLTTTRVAERAGVSVGSLYQYFPNKQALFHAVNERYLTMLAERVEAACLAHRGARYAEMADALVSTYIEVKIERRDVTIALYRAAAEIDVAGIVEAMSQRIEAASHAMFATASDAEFDNLATVNVMMLNVLCGTVRNVFDRHMSELLIDGGLQTQLTLMFCTYLDAARIAA, from the coding sequence GTGAACACCGTCGAGGCGATTTTCGAAGCGACGATTCAGGTTTTGATAGCGGACGGCCCGGGTGACCTGACGACGACGCGGGTCGCCGAAAGAGCCGGCGTCTCCGTTGGCTCCCTATACCAGTATTTCCCGAACAAGCAGGCGCTGTTCCACGCCGTCAACGAGCGGTACCTGACGATGCTGGCCGAACGCGTGGAAGCCGCCTGCCTTGCCCATCGCGGCGCGCGCTATGCCGAGATGGCTGATGCCCTCGTCAGCACCTATATCGAGGTGAAAATCGAGCGCCGCGACGTCACGATCGCCCTCTACCGCGCCGCCGCCGAGATCGATGTCGCCGGCATCGTCGAGGCGATGTCGCAGCGCATCGAAGCGGCAAGCCATGCCATGTTCGCCACCGCCTCGGACGCAGAGTTCGACAATCTCGCCACCGTCAACGTGATGATGCTGAACGTGCTCTGCGGCACCGTCCGCAATGTCTTCGACCGTCACATGTCGGAACTGCTCATCGACGGCGGTTTGCAGACTCAGCTGACGCTGATGTTCTGCACCTATCTGGATGCTGCGAGAATTGCGGCCTGA
- a CDS encoding mandelate racemase/muconate lactonizing enzyme family protein: protein MRIIDVREVTKPIASPIRNAYIDFSKMTTSLVAVVTDVVRDGRRVVGYGFNSNGRYGQGGLIRERFRDRILEAAPDSLVNDAGTNLDPQRIWAAMMKNEKPGGHGERSVAVGTIDMAVWDAVAKIEGKPLFRLLADMKGRQADPRVFVYAAGGYYYPGKDNSALRKEMRTYLDRGYTVVKMKIGGASIDEDRGRIESVLEEIGPEARLAVDANGRFDLETGIAYAKMLRDYPLFWYEEIGDPLDYALQAAISEFYDAPMATGENLFSHQDARNLLRYGGMRADRDYLQFDCALSYGLVEYLRTLDVLRQFGWSPSRCIPHGGHQMSLNIAAGLGLGGNESYPDLFQPYGGFPDGVGVIDGHITMPELPGIGFEGKSDLIKVMRELAE from the coding sequence ATGCGCATCATCGATGTCCGCGAAGTGACGAAGCCGATCGCTTCGCCGATCCGAAACGCCTATATCGATTTCAGCAAGATGACGACGAGCCTTGTTGCCGTCGTCACGGATGTCGTCAGAGACGGGCGGCGCGTGGTCGGCTACGGCTTCAATTCCAATGGGCGATACGGGCAGGGCGGGCTGATCCGAGAGCGCTTCCGGGACCGTATCCTGGAAGCGGCACCCGACAGTCTCGTCAACGATGCCGGCACCAATCTCGATCCGCAGCGGATCTGGGCAGCGATGATGAAGAACGAGAAGCCGGGCGGCCACGGCGAGCGTTCAGTCGCAGTCGGCACGATCGACATGGCGGTGTGGGATGCCGTTGCCAAGATCGAGGGCAAGCCGCTCTTCCGGTTGCTGGCGGATATGAAGGGCAGGCAAGCCGATCCCAGGGTCTTCGTCTATGCCGCCGGCGGATATTACTATCCCGGCAAGGACAATAGCGCGCTGCGCAAGGAGATGCGCACCTATCTCGACCGCGGCTATACCGTGGTCAAGATGAAGATCGGCGGGGCTTCGATCGACGAGGATCGCGGCCGTATCGAATCCGTGCTCGAGGAAATCGGGCCTGAGGCGCGGCTTGCCGTCGATGCAAACGGGCGTTTCGATCTGGAAACCGGCATCGCCTATGCCAAGATGCTGCGCGACTATCCGCTCTTCTGGTACGAGGAAATCGGCGATCCGCTCGATTATGCGCTGCAGGCGGCGATATCGGAATTCTACGATGCGCCGATGGCGACCGGCGAAAACCTGTTCTCGCATCAGGATGCCCGCAACCTCCTGCGCTACGGCGGCATGCGCGCCGACCGCGACTATCTGCAATTCGACTGCGCGCTGTCCTATGGGCTCGTGGAATATCTGCGTACACTCGATGTGCTGCGCCAGTTCGGCTGGTCGCCCTCACGCTGCATTCCGCATGGTGGCCACCAGATGTCGCTCAACATTGCGGCCGGCCTCGGCCTTGGCGGCAATGAGAGCTATCCGGATCTCTTCCAGCCCTATGGCGGATTCCCGGATGGGGTAGGGGTCATCGACGGCCACATCACCATGCCGGAACTGCCCGGCATCGGCTTCGAAGGCAAGTCGGACCTGATCAAGGTCATGCGGGAACTGGCGGAGTAG
- a CDS encoding LysR family transcriptional regulator, producing the protein METAWLADLKALAETLNFSRAAEKRHITQPAFGRRIKSLEDWCGAELVDRSTHRLKLTPAGEAMLAAADDVTARLERAISEIEQMRAATSTVTFAATHALSFIFFPGWIQGLGHEASTMPIRLLSDNMNECERIMMEGRAQFLLCHDHRNSRIRLDMNAYRQVELATDRLIPVSGRDRDGRPLHSISEIADRPIPHLAFEETSGMGRILSSALSARTSSLQFSTVFTSHLAMALKALAIEGKGVAWIPESLAADEMGPAGRLTSAGSDDWVVEVRIVLIRPRARMTDIAESFWNLVQGKAGIQPAHRGSS; encoded by the coding sequence GTGGAAACGGCCTGGCTTGCCGACCTCAAGGCACTCGCGGAAACCCTGAACTTTTCGCGCGCCGCCGAAAAGCGCCATATCACGCAGCCCGCTTTCGGCCGCCGCATCAAATCGCTGGAGGACTGGTGCGGCGCCGAACTCGTCGATCGGTCCACGCACCGCCTGAAGCTGACCCCCGCGGGCGAAGCCATGCTGGCAGCGGCCGATGATGTCACCGCCCGTCTGGAGCGCGCCATCAGCGAAATCGAACAGATGCGGGCGGCGACCTCGACGGTGACCTTTGCCGCCACCCACGCACTGTCGTTCATCTTCTTTCCCGGCTGGATTCAAGGCCTCGGCCACGAGGCATCGACGATGCCCATCCGCCTCCTCTCCGACAATATGAACGAATGCGAGCGGATCATGATGGAGGGGCGCGCGCAGTTCCTGCTCTGCCACGACCATCGAAACAGCAGAATCCGCCTCGACATGAACGCCTACAGGCAGGTGGAGCTTGCGACCGACCGCCTGATCCCCGTCAGCGGGCGGGACCGGGATGGCCGGCCGCTCCACAGCATTTCGGAGATCGCGGATCGCCCTATCCCCCATCTTGCCTTCGAGGAAACGTCGGGCATGGGCCGCATCCTGTCATCCGCCCTTTCCGCCAGGACATCTTCGCTGCAATTCTCGACGGTCTTCACCTCGCATCTGGCAATGGCGCTGAAGGCACTTGCGATCGAGGGAAAGGGTGTGGCCTGGATCCCGGAGAGCCTGGCGGCGGATGAGATGGGACCGGCTGGAAGACTAACCTCAGCCGGATCGGATGATTGGGTGGTCGAGGTCAGGATCGTGCTGATCAGGCCAAGGGCGCGCATGACCGACATTGCCGAGAGCTTCTGGAACCTCGTTCAAGGCAAGGCTGGCATTCAACCCGCCCATCGTGGTTCGTCATGA
- a CDS encoding FAD-dependent oxidoreductase yields MSSDSLETRRHQMFPVLSAAQVQMAGRFASSGPHSFTPGEIVSQIGDRHSPAWLILSGRLDVFRHDGLSMPEALITSHDAGQFSGEVSQLSGRPVLAGGRAGPEGCVALAFDAAHLKALIIGSAEIGEIIMRAYILRRVELINFGGAGSVLIGHPGEPNLVRLQGFLTRGGYPHVVLDAASDHEGRGLVERLGILASELPLMVCPSGTVLKHPTDAEAACCLGITPELDPETVYDVAIVGAGPSGLAAAVYAASEGLSVIVIDNRSIGGQAGSSSRIENYLGFPTGISGQALAGRAFNQALKFGAEIALPLDVNELIPAPAGKRRTDPMVLRIDGDRAVKARTVVIASGARYRRPDIPDIARFEGAGISYWASAIEAKLCENDDIALVGGGNSAGQAIAFLAPRVRRLHLVIRRSLAETMSTYLIDRIAALPNVEMHLGCELTALSEDPHGRLAATITELRAQSEKNFDLRRVFMFIGADPNTDWIKCRIKTDDRGFIRTGTTFSPEVEEELGRRALQLETSLPNVFAIGDVRAGSTKRVAAAVGEGAAVVSDIHAALRQAPLMK; encoded by the coding sequence ATGAGCTCCGACAGTCTCGAAACCCGCCGTCACCAGATGTTTCCGGTGCTGAGCGCCGCGCAGGTCCAGATGGCCGGGCGTTTTGCCAGCAGTGGCCCGCATTCCTTTACTCCCGGCGAGATCGTCTCGCAGATCGGCGACAGGCATTCGCCGGCATGGCTGATCCTTTCCGGCCGGCTCGACGTCTTCAGGCATGACGGCTTGTCGATGCCGGAAGCCCTGATCACGAGCCATGATGCAGGGCAGTTTTCGGGAGAGGTCAGCCAGCTTTCCGGGCGGCCGGTGCTTGCGGGCGGGCGTGCCGGGCCGGAAGGATGTGTGGCGCTGGCATTCGATGCTGCGCATCTGAAGGCTCTCATCATCGGATCGGCCGAGATCGGCGAGATCATCATGCGCGCCTATATCCTGCGGCGTGTGGAACTGATCAATTTCGGCGGCGCCGGCTCCGTTCTGATCGGCCATCCCGGAGAGCCCAATCTGGTTCGCCTGCAGGGCTTTCTGACCCGAGGCGGTTATCCACATGTCGTCCTCGATGCGGCCTCGGACCATGAAGGCCGGGGCCTGGTAGAGAGGCTTGGGATCCTGGCGAGCGAATTGCCGCTCATGGTCTGCCCCAGCGGCACGGTGCTCAAACATCCGACAGATGCCGAAGCAGCCTGCTGCCTCGGCATAACGCCGGAACTCGATCCGGAAACCGTCTATGATGTGGCGATCGTCGGGGCCGGCCCGTCGGGCCTGGCTGCTGCGGTCTACGCGGCATCGGAGGGGCTCAGCGTCATCGTCATCGATAACCGTTCGATCGGCGGGCAGGCCGGCAGTTCCTCCCGCATCGAAAACTATCTCGGCTTTCCGACCGGAATTTCAGGCCAGGCGCTCGCCGGCCGCGCCTTCAATCAGGCGCTCAAGTTCGGAGCGGAGATCGCCTTGCCGCTTGATGTGAACGAGCTCATTCCGGCCCCGGCCGGCAAACGCAGGACCGACCCTATGGTCTTGCGGATTGACGGGGACAGGGCGGTCAAGGCACGGACCGTCGTCATTGCCTCGGGCGCCAGGTATCGCAGGCCCGATATTCCCGACATAGCGCGCTTCGAGGGCGCCGGCATTTCCTATTGGGCATCCGCGATCGAAGCCAAACTCTGCGAAAACGACGATATCGCGCTCGTCGGCGGCGGCAATTCGGCCGGCCAGGCGATCGCATTCCTCGCGCCGCGGGTGCGGCGTCTCCACCTGGTGATCCGCCGAAGCCTGGCCGAGACCATGTCCACCTATCTCATCGATCGCATCGCTGCGCTGCCGAATGTGGAGATGCATCTCGGATGCGAGCTGACGGCGCTGTCGGAAGACCCGCATGGCCGGCTGGCGGCAACCATCACTGAGCTCAGGGCACAGTCCGAGAAGAACTTCGATCTTCGCCGCGTCTTCATGTTCATCGGCGCCGACCCGAATACCGACTGGATCAAATGCCGCATCAAGACGGATGACAGGGGCTTTATCAGGACCGGTACGACCTTCAGCCCTGAGGTCGAAGAGGAGCTCGGAAGGCGCGCCCTGCAGCTGGAGACCAGTCTTCCGAACGTCTTTGCGATCGGCGATGTCCGGGCCGGTTCGACGAAGCGGGTAGCGGCGGCCGTCGGCGAAGGTGCTGCCGTCGTCAGCGATATTCACGCGGCGCTGAGACAGGCTCCGCTCATGAAATGA
- a CDS encoding UBP-type zinc finger domain-containing protein, which translates to MSVCKHVAAVRPVEPRTLGCEECLEEGQEWVHLRLCRECGHVGCCDQSIGKHATAHFHATGHPIIEGYDPPEGWGWCYLDETMVELPDQTPQRGPIPIYY; encoded by the coding sequence ATGTCGGTGTGCAAACATGTCGCAGCCGTTCGACCCGTCGAGCCGAGGACGCTCGGCTGCGAGGAATGCCTGGAGGAGGGACAGGAATGGGTCCATCTCCGGCTTTGCCGGGAATGCGGCCATGTCGGGTGCTGCGACCAGTCGATCGGGAAACATGCGACGGCGCATTTCCATGCCACGGGACATCCCATCATCGAAGGCTACGACCCGCCGGAAGGCTGGGGCTGGTGCTATCTCGACGAGACGATGGTGGAACTGCCGGATCAGACGCCGCAGCGCGGCCCGATCCCGATCTATTATTGA
- a CDS encoding GFA family protein: MLVGSCHCGKAGWTLEGDPGSITACNCTLCRRYGALWAYDYEGERITVSGETGSYTRTGRETASLEILFCPTCACVLSWRGLRLNRDGRRRMAVNLRLAPPDLVSDLPIDHFDGLETFDDLPSKGRCVRDLWF, encoded by the coding sequence ATGCTGGTCGGCTCATGTCATTGCGGCAAGGCGGGCTGGACGCTGGAAGGCGATCCGGGCTCGATCACGGCGTGCAACTGCACGCTCTGCCGGCGCTATGGAGCGCTCTGGGCCTATGATTACGAAGGCGAGCGGATCACCGTCAGCGGCGAGACCGGCTCCTATACGCGGACCGGCCGGGAGACGGCGTCGCTGGAAATATTGTTCTGCCCGACCTGCGCCTGCGTGCTCAGCTGGCGCGGCCTGAGGCTCAACAGGGATGGCCGCCGGCGGATGGCGGTCAACCTGCGGCTGGCGCCGCCGGATCTCGTTTCCGATCTGCCGATCGATCACTTCGACGGGCTGGAGACATTTGACGACCTGCCCTCCAAGGGGCGGTGCGTGCGCGATCTCTGGTTCTGA
- a CDS encoding glycosyltransferase produces MRVLLSTYGSRGDVQPLAALAVALQRLGAEAVVCAPPDAEFAGLLERLGVPLAPANTPVRQWVSEVMKSAESNTRERSADGISERAAGILAGQFEALSAAAEGCDLIVAAGLFPAMAAAQLVAERAGIGYFGATFCPIFLPSHHHKPHEFKGRAHPPGVTDNRVLWDYDIETKNVIFGGAYNRLRASMGMATVDNVRDPVLTRRPLLAADPVVGPLLATDLIDAVQTGAWMLDDDRPLPAALEDFLDNGTAPVYVGFGSMPMHALKDASGVILAAIRAAGRRAVLSRGWAGLVTDDGARATASSSRRPIIRRSFR; encoded by the coding sequence ATGCGTGTATTGCTTTCCACATACGGGTCGCGCGGAGATGTACAGCCATTGGCGGCGCTGGCGGTTGCCTTGCAGAGACTTGGCGCAGAGGCGGTGGTCTGCGCGCCGCCGGATGCGGAGTTTGCCGGGCTGCTCGAGCGGCTCGGCGTTCCGCTCGCGCCAGCAAACACGCCCGTGCGCCAATGGGTGAGCGAGGTGATGAAGAGCGCCGAGAGCAATACGCGGGAGCGTTCGGCCGATGGCATTTCCGAACGCGCAGCCGGGATATTGGCGGGCCAGTTCGAGGCGCTTTCGGCAGCTGCGGAAGGATGCGATCTCATCGTCGCGGCGGGGCTGTTTCCGGCGATGGCGGCGGCACAGCTGGTGGCAGAGCGGGCCGGCATCGGCTATTTCGGGGCGACATTCTGCCCGATCTTCCTGCCGTCGCATCATCACAAGCCGCATGAATTCAAGGGCCGAGCGCATCCACCCGGCGTGACCGACAACCGGGTCCTCTGGGACTATGATATTGAAACGAAGAATGTGATCTTCGGCGGGGCCTATAATCGGCTGCGCGCGTCGATGGGCATGGCGACGGTGGACAATGTGCGCGATCCGGTCCTGACACGCCGGCCGTTGCTTGCGGCCGATCCTGTGGTCGGGCCGCTGCTTGCGACGGATCTGATCGACGCGGTGCAGACGGGCGCCTGGATGCTCGATGACGACCGGCCGCTGCCGGCGGCTCTGGAAGATTTTCTCGATAATGGAACAGCGCCCGTCTATGTCGGCTTCGGCAGCATGCCGATGCATGCGCTGAAGGATGCCTCGGGCGTCATCCTCGCTGCGATCCGCGCTGCGGGGCGGCGTGCGGTGCTGTCGCGCGGCTGGGCCGGGCTGGTGACTGATGATGGCGCGCGCGCGACTGCTTCGTCATCGAGGAGGCCAATCATCAGGCGCTCTTTCCGCTGA
- a CDS encoding sugar phosphate isomerase/epimerase — protein sequence MTKPLLSLQLYSMRGLGDLGTQLEKAASAGYGAVEPLEGHLRDADNLQAALVRNGLSAPSAHVGLEALRSERQRFVDACQQCGIGQLFVPHPAPATAKETKAAWQRIGHELGSLSEQMKAEGIVLGYHNKMAGFERTIGGRYGFELMFEAARGSPLTWQADIAWLARAQPNAIEWIRHYASVLVSVHVKDQAPDDMDPDEDGWANVGSGVLLWPSLWRAAVASGARLFVVEHDNPRLPFEFAARSYAYLSRFLT from the coding sequence ATGACGAAGCCGTTGCTTTCGCTGCAGCTCTATTCGATGCGCGGTCTCGGAGATCTCGGCACGCAGCTTGAAAAGGCGGCGAGCGCCGGTTACGGCGCCGTGGAGCCGCTCGAGGGGCATCTGCGCGATGCCGATAATCTGCAGGCCGCGCTTGTGAGGAACGGGCTTTCGGCGCCATCCGCCCATGTCGGGCTGGAAGCGTTGCGCAGCGAGCGGCAGCGCTTTGTCGATGCCTGCCAGCAATGCGGCATCGGGCAGCTTTTCGTTCCGCATCCGGCGCCCGCGACGGCGAAGGAAACGAAAGCCGCATGGCAGCGGATCGGCCACGAGCTCGGGTCGCTTTCGGAGCAGATGAAGGCGGAAGGCATCGTGCTCGGCTATCACAACAAGATGGCGGGCTTCGAGCGCACCATTGGCGGGCGCTACGGTTTCGAGCTGATGTTCGAGGCAGCCAGGGGCAGCCCGCTTACCTGGCAGGCGGATATTGCCTGGCTGGCGCGCGCCCAGCCCAATGCCATCGAATGGATCAGGCATTATGCGTCGGTGCTGGTCTCCGTGCATGTCAAGGATCAGGCACCCGACGATATGGACCCGGACGAGGACGGCTGGGCGAATGTCGGCTCCGGCGTGCTGCTCTGGCCGTCGCTCTGGCGGGCAGCGGTTGCAAGCGGGGCGCGGCTCTTCGTCGTCGAGCACGACAATCCGCGGCTGCCCTTCGAATTTGCGGCGCGTAGCTATGCCTATCTCAGCCGGTTCCTGACGTAG
- a CDS encoding glycosyl hydrolase family 43: MRLKPKSDFWQVGIVPAPADTLLDAKALASSSDRITWLPDPGPWRYLADPFAVRKGDSLHVFVEAYDYHTKHGFIERHELVGPDLKWRGKAVALTRPFHLSYPFLIEQEGEVLMMPESHKAGEVALYRARSFPDDWVRETVLLTGMPVAEACLIEHQGKWWMFYTLVGAGARDQRELHIAFADRLTGPWKTHPQNPVLVDRSGARPGGTPFIGADGQVILPVQDCSVSYGGGLRFLRFSLLSETHVTCAHLPAQLTGDLATADYPDGLHTFSACGNLTLIDVKRIDRSFGRHIVNLKRKLSPKTALPALG, translated from the coding sequence ATGCGTCTGAAGCCCAAGAGTGATTTCTGGCAGGTGGGCATCGTCCCGGCGCCCGCCGATACGCTGCTCGATGCCAAAGCCTTGGCGAGTTCTTCCGATCGCATCACATGGTTGCCCGATCCCGGGCCGTGGCGATATCTTGCCGATCCCTTCGCCGTGAGGAAGGGCGATAGCCTGCACGTTTTCGTGGAGGCCTATGATTACCATACCAAGCACGGTTTCATCGAGCGCCACGAACTGGTGGGGCCGGACCTCAAATGGCGCGGCAAGGCGGTGGCGCTCACCAGGCCTTTTCATCTCTCCTATCCCTTCCTGATCGAACAGGAAGGCGAGGTGCTGATGATGCCGGAAAGCCATAAGGCGGGGGAGGTCGCTCTTTACCGTGCCCGCTCGTTCCCGGATGACTGGGTGCGGGAAACGGTGCTGCTGACCGGTATGCCCGTTGCCGAGGCCTGCCTCATCGAGCATCAGGGCAAGTGGTGGATGTTCTACACGCTCGTCGGTGCAGGCGCGCGCGACCAGCGCGAGCTGCATATCGCCTTTGCCGATCGGCTGACCGGCCCGTGGAAGACCCATCCGCAAAATCCGGTGCTTGTGGATCGCTCCGGCGCCCGGCCTGGCGGCACGCCCTTTATCGGCGCCGATGGGCAGGTCATCCTGCCGGTCCAGGACTGCAGCGTCAGCTATGGCGGCGGCCTGCGCTTCCTGCGCTTCAGCCTGCTCAGCGAAACGCATGTGACCTGCGCGCATCTGCCGGCGCAGTTGACGGGCGATCTCGCCACTGCCGACTATCCCGACGGCCTTCACACGTTTTCCGCCTGCGGGAACCTGACGCTGATCGATGTGAAACGCATCGACAGATCCTTCGGCCGCCATATCGTCAACCTGAAGCGCAAGCTGTCGCCAAAGACCGCCTTGCCGGCATTGGGGTGA
- a CDS encoding glycosyltransferase family 4 protein → MSARKDFVGELHPRAYEAVDAAASHKLKILHVLFSSRVAGSERYCADLANGQAALGHEVHVAGRYGSPIAGLLSKEVAFHGFAFPFLRGPRLRRLMDRAGIEIAHGHLSHGCKALAAARDSVTRVATLHVGYKTRQHAGLDGVICVNTAQSARLGTFDGQSTLISNWLPDVTSTESMDLRAQLNLPRGTRLVGSVGRLHPSKGYDVLVSAFRQSAPDNAVLVIVGEGPHRAALEKLAKGDSRIHLLGYCNNVPGFLRNLDLFVSPSREESAGLAILEAMYEGLPIVATAAEGPSEYLREQPVTLVAPGSIDQLAEALADVLREQPVVRLSRVGYDLAPFSRPAGIANVLDFYSRLARAAAVPAAPDIDPPRLIYASEAQE, encoded by the coding sequence GTGAGCGCTCGAAAAGATTTCGTGGGTGAGTTGCATCCGCGCGCCTATGAGGCTGTCGATGCGGCAGCGTCTCATAAGTTGAAAATCCTGCATGTCCTGTTCTCCTCCAGGGTCGCTGGATCGGAACGATACTGCGCCGATCTTGCCAACGGGCAGGCTGCCCTTGGCCATGAGGTTCACGTTGCGGGACGATACGGCTCGCCGATTGCCGGCCTGCTCTCGAAAGAGGTGGCTTTTCACGGTTTCGCTTTCCCGTTTCTGAGAGGCCCGAGGCTGCGGCGGCTGATGGATCGGGCGGGAATCGAAATTGCGCATGGGCATCTCAGCCACGGCTGCAAGGCGCTTGCCGCAGCGCGCGACAGTGTCACCAGGGTCGCGACCCTGCATGTCGGCTACAAGACCAGGCAGCATGCCGGCCTCGACGGAGTGATCTGCGTCAACACTGCCCAGTCGGCGCGGCTCGGCACATTTGACGGTCAGTCGACGCTGATTTCCAACTGGCTGCCCGATGTCACATCGACCGAGAGCATGGATCTGCGCGCGCAGCTGAACTTGCCGCGCGGAACACGGCTTGTCGGCAGCGTCGGGCGTCTGCATCCCAGCAAGGGATATGATGTGCTCGTATCGGCCTTCCGGCAGTCGGCACCCGACAATGCCGTTCTCGTCATCGTCGGCGAGGGGCCGCATCGCGCCGCGCTGGAGAAGCTCGCGAAGGGCGACAGCCGCATCCACCTGCTCGGCTATTGCAACAATGTGCCGGGGTTCCTGCGCAACCTGGATCTCTTCGTGTCACCGTCACGAGAAGAGTCTGCAGGGCTCGCCATTCTCGAAGCCATGTACGAGGGGCTGCCGATCGTTGCCACGGCCGCCGAAGGCCCGTCGGAATATCTGCGCGAGCAGCCGGTGACGCTGGTCGCGCCGGGCTCGATCGATCAGCTGGCCGAAGCGCTTGCCGATGTCTTGCGGGAACAGCCCGTTGTCCGCCTGTCGCGCGTAGGCTACGACTTGGCTCCTTTCTCCCGTCCGGCAGGTATTGCGAATGTTCTCGATTTCTATTCCCGGCTTGCCCGCGCAGCCGCAGTGCCGGCCGCGCCCGACATCGATCCGCCGCGGTTGATCTATGCGTCTGAAGCCCAAGAGTGA